DNA sequence from the Gopherus evgoodei ecotype Sinaloan lineage chromosome 3, rGopEvg1_v1.p, whole genome shotgun sequence genome:
TCAACAAAAACCAGATGCTGAACTTCAGTATAGCTACCATCTCTTGTGTAAATGAATTACTTGTAAAGTTTGATTAGAGACTTGCGCAAGCATTAACTAAAGAGTTAGAAAGCGGCAGCAGGTCTCAATCTGGAAGATGAACATTTACTTTCAGGTGGTTTatcaattttaaatatattaccaCTAGGAGAAAACCCATGTTCATCCCACTTAATGGTGGGGCACTTCTATCGCAGGAAGGAAAAAGCGAAGGGGTCAATGAAGACTGAAGAAAATACAAGACTGACCTATTTGCTGTTGTaatatcaaacaaacaaaattaagtcCTAGGAAAATGTGCAGTAAATCTGCATATAATTAGCAGTTAGTTCAAGTTTAATTTCATCACATGCTTTATCTACACAAGAACGTTCATGTCTTACGGTTTTTAATACTATAATCTAGTTTCATCGAAGTAAAAACAAACTGATTCTTGGCACTTGCCAAGTAAACAAGCTTTCATTCCACATGATTGCTCTGAGCTTTCTCTCAGCTGTTCGTCCACATCTTCCAGATTTTACTGTGGTATTGAAGTCTCTTCTGAACATccccaaatgaaaacaaaacactgtGTGTAAACATTAGCGTGTAGTGCTACACAAAAGGACTGTTTTGGACAGGCAAGGGCTTCACATCTGTAAAGCAAACTGTTCTTCGAACAGGTTATGACATTCAAGAGACTAGAacaatgtgtatatatacagtaatacatttgaagaaTCGCTGTTTCCTAGTGATGTTCaagttattttgttttactgCAGAGTTCCAACAGGGGCCCATTTATCACTTTAAAAGATGGAAGAGGCTGGAGAACATGTCATATATGGCTTCTTATATTTGCACCAATAATATTCAGAAGTATTGCATGAATTAATTGATAAAGGCAATCTAATCCACAGCATCTCTTGGAAACTTGCTTGCTTGCACAGCACGAGAACATTATAAAAGATATCAGACATGTAAACAAGATAAATGTTCACACTGGCTTGAAGCGTTGAGAATACATCTGGGCAGCCAACACCACACTGGACACAAGCTAAGTCAGCAGTTCTTAGTGCAGTGGGATGACCTCTATCTCACCAGAGCACCCAGACTAACCCTATTCTGTTCCCAAAACCAGATATGTTTCTGTACCAGGACAGCAGCTGCACTTATGGTCAACTGAAAAACACTAAAAGACAGCCAACCCcctccacatctttcctagagCCTCCTATCCATGAGCACACTACTAGTGTGGATCCAACCAAACTGGTCTGGCATGGGTACACTTTGCGGAGAAGATGCTCCACCTATGCTAGGCTAAATCCGAGGGAATGCCCACACAAACCTCCacaacagcagctgcagcagctgagtcactgtagcacttcagtgtagatgctACCTAGGCCAACAGGAAGGGTTATCCCATCAGCGAAGTTAATCCACCGccccgagaggcggtagctaggttgatggaagaattcttctgtcgacccaGCACTGTTAACACATGGGATTAGGGCAGCAcgtctctcagggatgtggatttttcacactggaGGGACACAGCTATGCTGACGTAAGTTCCCAGCGTGGACCAGCCGTGAGTGCCGATCACCTGAGCTCAGACTCACTCACAGTGAGCTGAATCTTGCCAGCCAAGTCTTGAAAAATGAGTAAAGTCAGGGTCCAAAAGACTAGGAGGACATAATCATTAATGGATGTCACTCCATACAGCACAACACAGCAATATGGCATTGGCATCTAATTTTTGGGTGTCGTGGGGCCAGTGCAGAACAAGCTCCGTGCAGCCTCCATGCTACCACAGCAGAGATCTGTATATTTGTGATGAAGTAATTCTGGAATTTAGAACTGAGCATTCCTCTGCTTTTAGCCATTGTTTTTACTGCTTGTACCAATACATGTTATGTAACTTGCTCTTGGCAAACACAATTAGAATAACTAGTGTGCCAGAAACTACGTTTAAGTGAACGAGGAAAGCACAGTCATTCAACTGATACagtatttttaaaggcaaaagaaaggaaatattctAAATCTTGTAGGATGAGACAACATCAGCAAAAGTACAGTTCTTGGTGGGAGTGAACTCCCGCAGTGAGAACCCATGACAGAGTAAGAATATTGGTTCTACTCCCTGCTCTTCCACTAACACATATAGAAACTTTtggtaagtcacttaacttctatctgcctcagtgtccccatctgcaACTACAATAACCTATCTCACATGGAAGTTGTGAGGCTGTGTGgtgtacagcaggggtgggcaaccagCAGCCTACGGGGGGTGTGGAGGTTTGGGGCTTCCCCCCACGGTGGGGTGAGCTGGCACTCATGGCTCCAGCcccttcgtgtgtgtgtgtgtgtgtgtgtgtgtgtgtgtgtgtgtgtgtgtgtgtgtgtgtgtgtgtgtgtgagagagagacagagagagagacagagagagtgtgtgtgtgcgcgcgcagaGGCTCGGGGCTTCGCGTGTGCGGGGTTGGAGCCACGAGTGCCAGAAGCCCcaagctctcctcctccccccacagcccggCAGGTGAGTTGAACATGTGTAGCCCACCATTTATTTTTTCGGTGGGTTAGTGGCCCCTGACACAAAAAAGGTTCCCCACCTCTGGTGTAAAGTACATTGATACCCTTATCTGGAAGTGTAGAACATTAACAAGCATTTTGCAAGCCTGGGAATTATAACCAACATACTGGGTTTCCCTTGCCTTCACTTTATAATCAAAGATGAACTACCAGACACTGCATTGACATCACTCTCATGTTACCTTTCACCTACAGTAAGTGTTTATTTGTACCTGTCAAGGAAGGAATTTctaatataaacatttttaagCAATAGCTTTACATCtagagaattttcttttttttacatttttgtctTAAAGTGTAATTAATTCAAACTACATCTCCAATTGCACCCATtaagctcaagacagcagtctgAAAGTTTGAAACATAGGCGACACTGACTGCCATGAAAGAACTGTGAAATGTAATTGACAAAAGTCATTTGATACGTTTGACATTTCTGAATCCACTACTGGAATTAGCTGTCTGACCATAGTTTGTGTTGTCTGGGGTCCTGGTAGAATAGGAGTGCTGGAGACAAGCTTGCAAATAATTTTTTACCCGGCCAGCTCAGCGCCTATCTTTCAGACTTGGACCCGCTACTCGGCTGCCACTGGTGGAATGTCAACACGAGCTAGCCAGTCCGGCAGGGAGGCTGCCGCCCACGAGACCtcgcctccctcctcctccaaggcCGGTGCCACTGAGGCCTCCACCTCCCAGGCCGGGCCTGGCTTTGGCTCTCAGGATACTCCTGAAGTTTCCCTTTTGGAGGCTGGGAGCATCTCTGAGGCCTGTGCTTCTCAGGGCGGGGCGGGCAATTCCAAGGAGAGCAGCAAGAGCGGGGAAGCAGCCGACGAGGTGAATTCCATCGCTAGCACCATGCTGGATGTATTCGGTTCCATCCTCACCCAGATGGACTACAAGGGTCAAAAACTAGCAGAACAGATTTTTCGAGGGATCATTCTTGTTTCTGCAGTAATTGGTTTTATCTATGGCTACATCGCTGAACAGTTTGATTGGGCTGTCTATATAGTTATGGCTGGGTTTGCTTTATCGTGCCTGCTAACACTCCCTCCATGGCCTATGTACCGCTGCAATGGCTCCCTGTCCAAGAGTCGGGAACAGAAGACAAGAAGCCATCAGAGAGAGGACTGAAAAGCCATACTCAAAAGTTGAAGAATATGAACCCTCATAATGTGAACACTGGAGAATTTAGCTTCATTAAAGGTTTCTATGATgataaaaaaacctaaaaaatttaattaataactagcatttattatttaaatagtattTAGTTGTGGCAAAGCTTTCCTGGTTAATTGGTATTTGCATACACACTCCACAGTAACCACCACCACGACTGGCACCCTGTTGGCAGTGTAAGACAGGCAAAATTTTGAATGTCGGAGAAGACTGGAACTTCTCTTTTCCGCCCTAAGAGTAACTGCTCCTGGACAGGTACGAGGGACATCAACAGTTCAGTGTGGGAATGTCTGCACTGACACTACCTGTGTCATGTTGCTTAATACATACAAAGAAAGCCCTATGTTTTAGGAAAATTAAggatgcaaagtcaagcactctaaAGTTAGGCAATGCCAGTACTATTGTTGTCTatgccagtgcttctcaaagttgggctgctgcttgttcagggaaagcccctggcagtcttacctgccgcatccgcaggtccagccgatcgcagctcccactggccacggttcgctgctccaggccaatgggggctgcaggaagaggcgtgggctgagggatgcactggccgcccttcctgcagcccccattggcctggagcagcgaccagtgggagccatgatcggccaaacctgaggacgcggcagataaacaaaccggcccggactgccaggggctttccctgaacaagtggcggaccagctttgagaagcactggtctatgCAATCTTAACCTGTACCAACGCACCACAGTCTTATGCAACATCACATAGAAAGTATGTGGTAGAATCAGAAATCATGTTGCCTTTACCACTGAAGAACACTGTTCTTTTCTTAcaaccctctgcctcattcactgtccAGATTgtacactgaatgaagcaggtATCCCACTGGAACAAGTAATGATCATGTAATTCAAGACTAtcgtaatgcatatgcacaaactGGTCAAAGTGAGGTTTCAGAGGCAACTTTTAATTCTGGTGTTTCCTAATTTCTGAGTGTTTGACTCTGCAGCTACAACATTCCTTTAAACACAGATTTGTTTTTGGTTATTTTAAGGTTTTAACCCCCCTcctacacaaaacaaacaaacaaaacaaacagaaaactgaGGAAATTCCCTTATATGGAACCCCTTTCTGGGTCAATCATTAGCAGAGTTGGAACCCAGGACctttaaattacagtaaaaaaaatccttccactTCAGCTAAAGGAGTGCCTGAAGCAGCAGTAGAGCATTAACCTCTGTATGGACCAGTCACTTGAGGGGAACACGACACATTTTGCTAGATAGCAGGAGAACGTTGGAAATTATAAATACTGGGATCCACTCCTGGCTCTAGTGAATGGGTCTAGCAGTTAACAACAGCCCACCTAAGCATATAAATCCAGGCCAGCTGTTTTGAAAAGCCATGTGTGGACGAGTAGATAAGCCTTGGGTAGCTATAGTGGAGATCATATTCTATTATACACTCTATTCAAAGTGACCTTGTGTGGCATCTCagttaccccatctgtaaaatgcgaGGAATTAGAACTACCTGACTTTCAAGATAGCGATCTGAGACTTTCCTCAACACGAAGAGATGTAAGTACATGGAATTATGAACACCAAAAAGTAGAAGATCTGAAAgtacggcctggtctacactagaaaattagggcAGCGTAACAACATtgcttggggtgtgaaaaatccacacccctgaatggCGTAGCTAAGTCAACCTACATCCCtgtatagacagcactaggtggacggtagaattcttccatccacctagctaccgcctctccg
Encoded proteins:
- the LOC115647628 gene encoding LOW QUALITY PROTEIN: signal peptidase complex subunit 1-like (The sequence of the model RefSeq protein was modified relative to this genomic sequence to represent the inferred CDS: inserted 1 base in 1 codon), translated to MLDVFGSILTQMDYKGQKLAEQIFRGIILVSAVIGFIYGYIAEQFDWAVYIVMAGFALSCLLTLPPWPMYRXQWLPVQESGTEDKKPSERGLKSHTQKLKNMNPHNVNTGEFSFIKGFYDDKKT